Proteins encoded within one genomic window of Microbacterium sp. LKL04:
- a CDS encoding EamA family transporter, which translates to MTARGTSTTAVTLVVVGLCCQEVGASLAVLLFPEVGPLGMVMLRLVFSALILGLIARPSWRGHSRASWLAVVQLGVALAVMNGFFYLALERLALGVTVTIEVLGPLALSIIASRRASAWIWAGLALVGVVALGGGGFDRLDPLGVAFALGAAVSWAFYILSSAKVGAAFPRLDGLALAMAVGALLSLPFGIANAGSALLRLDLVALGAAVALLSSTIPYALELIALRRLPAAAFAILMALAPATASLAGFVLLGQHLTVIELIGIALVIAASIGAVRAAGRRADDVVEPVG; encoded by the coding sequence GTGACCGCACGCGGCACGTCGACGACCGCCGTCACGCTGGTCGTCGTGGGGTTGTGCTGCCAGGAGGTCGGCGCCTCGCTCGCGGTGCTCCTGTTCCCCGAGGTGGGACCGCTCGGCATGGTGATGCTGCGCCTCGTGTTCTCCGCGCTCATCCTCGGGCTGATCGCCCGGCCCTCCTGGCGCGGCCACAGCCGCGCGTCATGGCTCGCCGTCGTCCAGCTGGGCGTGGCGCTGGCGGTCATGAACGGGTTCTTCTACCTCGCCCTCGAGCGGCTCGCGCTCGGGGTGACGGTGACGATCGAGGTGCTCGGTCCGCTCGCCCTGTCGATCATCGCGAGTCGGCGGGCTTCGGCCTGGATCTGGGCGGGGCTCGCGCTCGTGGGCGTCGTCGCGCTCGGAGGCGGGGGGTTCGACCGGCTCGATCCGCTCGGCGTCGCCTTCGCCCTCGGCGCGGCCGTGAGCTGGGCGTTCTACATCCTGTCGTCGGCGAAGGTCGGCGCCGCGTTCCCTCGGCTCGACGGGTTGGCCCTCGCGATGGCGGTGGGCGCGCTCCTCTCGCTGCCGTTCGGCATCGCGAACGCGGGCAGCGCGCTTCTGCGGCTCGACCTCGTCGCGCTGGGTGCCGCCGTCGCGCTCCTGTCCTCGACCATCCCGTACGCCCTCGAACTGATCGCGCTCCGACGCCTGCCGGCGGCTGCGTTCGCGATCCTCATGGCGCTCGCTCCCGCGACGGCATCGCTGGCGGGTTTCGTGCTGCTCGGGCAGCACCTAACGGTGATCGAGCTCATCGGCATCGCGCTCGTCATCGCTGCCTCGATCGGCGCCGTCCGTGCGGCGGGGCGCCGCGCCGACGACGTCGTCGAGCCGGTCGGCTGA
- a CDS encoding ATP-dependent DNA helicase → MVPVSLPPLSPEQDALFRLIEDTREHVFVTGRAGTGKSTLLQHLSWNTTKQIAVCAPTGVAALNVEGQTIHSLFKLPIGLIADSEIEQTDATRKILNAIDTLIIDEVSMVNADVMDAIDRSLRQARRKRAEAFGGVQVVMFGDPYQLSPVPPRGDELRYIQDHYRSFWFFDAQVWAGPRADAGAIRSDGLLDLGRVGAPLHIAELRSIHRQSDDAFKAMLNAVRHGIVTADIAGALNAAGARKPPEPAAGEVPIITLATRNDIVSRINQRHLDALPGPAQTARAEISGDFGRGDAYPADQELQLKVGAQVMFLRNDIGGFGGDGPRWVNGSIGTVTRIAGGTVRVELDGEEHDVEPTVWEKFRYAYDPGTRKLTREIVAEYTQFPLRLAWAVTIHKSQGKTYDRAIIDLGNGAFAPGQTYVALSRLTSLDGLYLSRPLRPADILVDRDVRRFMAGVRAAQNAG, encoded by the coding sequence ATGGTTCCGGTGAGCCTGCCGCCCCTGTCTCCCGAACAGGACGCGCTCTTCCGTCTCATCGAGGACACCCGCGAGCACGTGTTCGTGACCGGTCGCGCCGGAACCGGCAAGTCGACGCTCCTCCAGCACCTGTCGTGGAACACGACCAAGCAGATCGCCGTCTGCGCGCCGACGGGCGTGGCCGCCCTCAACGTCGAGGGACAGACCATCCATTCGCTGTTCAAGCTGCCGATCGGTCTCATCGCCGACAGCGAGATCGAGCAGACCGACGCGACCCGCAAGATCCTGAACGCCATCGACACCCTCATCATCGATGAGGTCTCGATGGTCAACGCCGATGTCATGGACGCCATCGACCGGTCGCTCCGGCAGGCGCGGCGAAAGCGCGCCGAAGCCTTCGGCGGGGTGCAGGTCGTCATGTTCGGCGACCCGTACCAGCTCTCCCCGGTCCCGCCCCGGGGTGACGAGCTGCGCTACATCCAGGACCACTACCGCTCGTTCTGGTTCTTCGACGCGCAGGTGTGGGCAGGCCCCCGAGCGGATGCCGGTGCCATCCGCTCCGACGGACTGCTCGATCTCGGGCGGGTCGGGGCTCCGCTGCACATCGCCGAGCTCCGCAGCATCCACCGGCAGTCCGACGACGCCTTCAAAGCGATGCTGAACGCCGTGCGCCACGGGATCGTGACGGCGGACATCGCGGGCGCCCTCAACGCGGCCGGCGCTCGGAAGCCGCCGGAGCCGGCAGCGGGCGAGGTGCCGATCATCACCCTCGCGACCCGCAACGACATCGTGTCGCGCATAAACCAGCGTCACCTCGACGCGCTGCCCGGGCCGGCGCAGACGGCGCGCGCAGAGATCAGCGGCGACTTCGGTCGCGGCGACGCCTACCCCGCCGACCAGGAGCTGCAGCTGAAGGTGGGCGCACAGGTCATGTTCCTGCGCAACGACATCGGCGGCTTCGGCGGCGACGGCCCCCGGTGGGTGAACGGGTCGATCGGCACCGTCACGCGCATCGCGGGCGGCACCGTCCGCGTCGAGCTCGACGGCGAGGAGCACGACGTCGAGCCGACGGTGTGGGAGAAGTTCCGCTACGCCTACGACCCGGGCACCCGCAAGCTGACCCGCGAGATCGTCGCGGAGTACACGCAGTTCCCGCTGCGGCTGGCGTGGGCGGTCACGATCCACAAGTCGCAGGGGAAGACCTACGACCGGGCGATCATCGACCTCGGAAACGGCGCGTTCGCCCCGGGCCAGACCTACGTCGCACTGTCGCGACTGACGTCACTCGACGGGCTCTACCTCTCGCGTCCCCTCCGCCCCGCCGACATCCTCGTCGACCGCGACGTGCGGCGCTTCATGGCCGGGGTCCGGGCGGCACAGAACGCCGGGTGA
- a CDS encoding serine hydrolase domain-containing protein, which produces MAGRVSRRVVAAVTALGLAIGLGACAPQPERIDIGVDQVDGALPADLTEQMQSLTETAMTSIGASGAIVSVSVPWSGEWVAGLGTSGPGGPEVDPSMTFKSANVTRAMTCDVLYALVKKGTVGLDDTVGDWLDSYPGQAGITLGDLCDSTSGLAGYLGRVFPRVIAAPERVWNPRELVAYGIAQRATAAPGAEFRDSDTGYVLLGLVLERAGGESLSDLYNEYVFEPLGMSSSAYPTGAGGGDRLKGAYIANGKDRKPDCSAPIDVTEVTSSVGAASGGVVSTVGDLSTYVRALAVGARSYDADTRYADPRPANSEQPAWFTADGGTYQAGSLVGQFGSLPGYMVAAFADRTTGMSVVVVLNESRASSNAVRVLAWQLAALASKAPAADGRTAPEMGLPWTAESLAPELARYATCGG; this is translated from the coding sequence GTGGCAGGACGTGTGTCGAGGCGAGTGGTCGCTGCAGTGACGGCGCTCGGCCTCGCGATCGGTCTCGGCGCGTGCGCTCCCCAGCCGGAGCGCATCGACATCGGGGTCGACCAGGTCGACGGCGCCCTGCCCGCCGATCTCACGGAGCAGATGCAGTCGCTCACCGAGACGGCGATGACCTCGATCGGCGCCAGCGGCGCGATCGTCTCGGTCTCGGTGCCGTGGTCGGGTGAATGGGTCGCGGGCCTCGGCACGTCAGGCCCCGGCGGGCCCGAGGTCGACCCGTCCATGACCTTCAAGAGCGCCAACGTCACGCGCGCCATGACCTGCGATGTGCTGTACGCCCTCGTGAAGAAGGGGACCGTCGGCCTCGACGACACCGTCGGCGACTGGCTCGATTCCTACCCCGGGCAGGCGGGGATCACCCTGGGTGACCTGTGCGACAGCACGAGCGGTCTGGCAGGCTACCTCGGCCGGGTCTTCCCCCGCGTGATCGCGGCGCCCGAGCGCGTGTGGAACCCGCGCGAGCTCGTGGCCTACGGGATCGCCCAACGCGCGACAGCTGCGCCCGGCGCGGAGTTCCGCGATTCCGACACCGGGTACGTGCTCCTCGGACTCGTGCTCGAACGTGCGGGCGGTGAGTCGCTCTCCGACCTGTACAACGAGTACGTGTTCGAGCCGCTCGGGATGTCCTCCAGCGCCTACCCCACGGGAGCGGGCGGCGGAGATCGCCTCAAGGGTGCGTACATCGCCAACGGCAAGGACCGGAAGCCGGACTGCAGCGCCCCGATCGATGTGACCGAGGTCACCTCGAGCGTCGGTGCCGCGTCGGGCGGTGTCGTGTCGACCGTGGGTGATCTGTCGACGTACGTGCGCGCTCTCGCCGTCGGCGCCCGGTCGTACGACGCGGACACCCGCTACGCCGACCCTCGTCCCGCGAACTCCGAGCAGCCGGCATGGTTCACGGCGGACGGCGGCACCTACCAGGCCGGCAGTCTCGTCGGGCAGTTCGGCTCGCTTCCGGGCTACATGGTGGCGGCGTTCGCGGACCGGACGACGGGCATGTCCGTCGTGGTCGTCCTCAACGAATCTCGTGCGTCGTCGAACGCCGTGCGCGTGCTCGCCTGGCAGCTCGCGGCACTGGCCTCGAAGGCCCCTGCCGCGGACGGGCGTACGGCGCCCGAGATGGGCCTGCCGTGGACCGCGGAGAGCCTCGCGCCTGAGCTCGCCCGCTACGCCACCTGCGGAGGGTGA